The Fundidesulfovibrio soli genomic interval CCCCAGCACGACCATGCCCAGGGAATCGCCCACGAGCAGGATGTCCGCCCCGGCCGCTTCAGCCAGGCCCGCCTGTCCGGCGTCATATGCCGTGATGACCACGAGTCGCCGGTTGCCCTTGCTGGCTGTGATGTCCGGCGCGGTGAGTCTCTTCCGCTGCATTGGTCCTCCGCTTGTTTCGTCCCCGTGCATAGCCCAAACCCTGCGCTTTGTCTCGTCCGTGCAGGCCTCGTGCCTCGGAGGGGTCTTTCTGGCGCGAGGGCCGGAGGGGCCATGGCCCCCCCCCCACGCCCCGAAGGCGTATCGAGGGGGCGTGCGGGGTCAGCGGAATATTGTATTGTGTGGGCTGCGCCACTGAAACGGGGGGAGGGTGATCGCGTCGCCGGCTTGAATCCCAGGCAAGGGTGCGGGCACAGTCGCTGGGCGGAACGGTCTTCCGCACACGGCCCGGCTTAAGGGCGGTGCATCACCCAGACCACCCTGCCCAATATGGCCCCGGCCAGCGCATCGGTCGCCAGATGCTGGACCTTTATGGCCGCGTTGTCCGCCGTTACACGCACGAGCGGCTTGCGGTGCTCCAGGCGCAGCCTGCGCACGCAGAATCCCTCCAGGGGAAGCATCAAGCCGAAAAGCGCGCCGTCCACCGGGGTCTTGTCCGAGGTGTTCACCCCGACGTATGCGTCGCGGTGAATCAGCGGCTCCATGGACGCATCCTCGACGCGCATGGCCAGGAGCGACTCCGGGGGGTAGCGCAGCAGGAAGGAGGCGTCGTGGTGGGACTGGCTCCAACCGGCCTCCCCGGATGCTGATGAGGCGGGCGGTGTGAGAAAGACTGGGGGCAGGCCGTCGTAGACCCAGCGCGGGTTCAACCCGAAACACCGGTAAAGCTTGAGCGCCCATTCCCCGGGGATGACGCCGCGCCTTTTGGCGTCCGAGATGCTCGACTGCCTGATGTCCAACGTTGTGGCCAGATCGCTCTGAGAGGAAAGGTTGAGGGCCTGGGCTATGCGCTCGAACCCGAGGGTGAACTCGCTTTGGCCCTGCGCCGCGCCGTGCTTTCTGCCCGTTCCGGGAAATTTTGGGTGCTGGGGCATACTCCGACTCCTTACGCCAATCTATATACGTCGATGCGATTTGAAAAATAGCATCATGTATTCATACATGCAAGTATGGTTTTGGAATATTACCGTTACAGAAGGGAAAATGTCGGATGTGAATGTCGAGAGTAGATATTTGTTGGCAACATGAAAAAGAAAAAAGCCGCCCCGAGGGGCGGCTTCTCACATCCGTTGGGAGGGGGCGAGGCCTAGAGTTCCTGCAGCACCCACCAGACACGGCCGATGATGTTGCCCACGATGTCTTCGGCCTTGAGGGACTGGTCCTTGTAGGCGGGGTTCTCGCTGCGCAGGATGACCCTGTTGTTCTCGAAGTCGTTGAACAGGCGGCGCACCACAAACCCTTCATTGGGCACGGAAACGGCGAAGATCTCACCGGAGCGGAGCTGACGCTGGTCCTTGTTTACGCCGATGTAGGCGCCGCGGCGGACGATGGGCTCCATGTTCTGGTGCTCCATCTTGAAGACGGTCTGGCCGGCGCAGATGAATGCCTCGGGGATGGCGATCATCTCGATGGGCTTCTCCTGCAGGGAGCCGTCCTCGGCGATGATGCCGGTCATCGAGCTGACAGTGACCGCGCGGGACTTGGGCTTGTCCGAACCGTAGCTGGCGCCGGACTCCATCAGGCCCACGGGCAGGGCCATGCCCTCACGCAGCACCTGGGGAGCTTCGCCGGAGGTGATCCAGTCGGGGTTGAGGCCATGGCTGCGGTAGAGCTTGAGCAGCCAGTCAGCGGGAATGGACTGACGCCGCTTGGCGTCGGAGATGCTGGATTGGCGGATGCCGAGAATCGCCGCAAGGTCGACCTGGGTGCGGGCGCCGGTGGCGCGCTTGATTCTTTCCAGGGCTTCATCGAATGCGTTGTACATGGTTCACCTCTAAGCTCCCTCAAAACAAGGAGCATTCTGTTGATCCAGTGATGCTTACCCCGCCGCCGCAACACTTCCGTGAGAGTTGATAGGGTACATCATTACGTAGGCTGCTGCCGGTGCCCTGGGCGGGAGGCGAGGGTGGCCGAACTGAGCCGACCAGGGCAGGTGCTGTAAGATCTCCCGAGGCAGAACCGCTTGTGGCGGCTTCCGTGCGGGGTGCACCGTAGTGTACAAGCACATATATATGACCTTCGGAAAAGCGCAAGCAAAAAAAGGAGGGTTTCCCTCCTTTTTGATGGAGGGTATTACGCAGTTTTTGCAGAACCCTCTGTTTATTAGTACTATTTAAGAGTCAAGTCAGGGGTGGGGTTCTGCCTGCTCACACAAAGGATGAACAAAATGTAAAGTTTTTAAAATATTGTTCACGCCACTTTCCATTTTGGTAAATCGAAATCCGACCTTCCGGGTCGTGTATTTTATTTTTGTACAAGCAGGCTGCCGTAGTACGCTTGGCCCAGTGAAATACACCCGTCTCCTGGGTGTGTCTGATTCATGGCCGCGCATTTTATGCCCATCTTTGATAATAGCATGGATAAGGCTACAGTCAAGGAGGCATTGCAGAACACGCCTCCGCTGATAACCACCGGGACGGCATCAGTCCGTTTGCGTAATTCTCCGGCCATAGCGGCCAAGCCATGCGCCAGCCCCAGGTGGAAGCGCCTGCTGATAACGGCTGGGCGTTCGCACTTGGCGAAATCTTCCGACGCCTGGCCGAAAAGCTCCAGCGTAGCCAGTTCGAGCATCCCGTCACGCTCCAGCCGTCCGCAGCCGTAGGGTCTGGCCTCGGCCATGTCCTGCGCATGCTCCAGGCGGATGGCCGCCTGCCCCTCGTAGCTTATCTCCTGGCACAGCCCCATAAGCCCGGCCACGGCGTCGAAGAGTCTGCCGCAGCTGCTGGTGAGTGGGCTGTTGACTCCCTTGGCGATCATCGCCCGCAGCGTGGCCAGGGCCTGTTCGCGACCGCGCAGCCAGGGGTGGACAGCCGGGTCCGGCGCGAGGCCCAGGGCGTCCAGGTAGGCCGCCGCCATGCGCCAGGGCTGGCGGATCGCTGCCTCGCCGCCCGGCAGGGGCACCTGCTGGAAGCGGCCCACGCGCTCCATGACCATGTTCACCGGGTCAACGTAGAGAAATTCCCCGCCCCAGATGGTGCCGTCTCCGCCGTAGCCCGAGCCGTCCAGGGCGATGCCCAGCACGGGCTCTTCCAGCCGGTGCTCGGCCAAGCCGGCGAACACGTGGGCGAAGTGGTGCTGGAGCCTGAGCACGGGCAGGCCGCTCTCCTCCAGGGCGTAGCGTGTTGAGAGGTAATCGGGGTGCAGGTCCGCCACCACGGCTTCGGGCTTGACCTGCAGGATGGACTCCAGATGGGCGATGACCTCCTTGTGGAAGGCCGCAGTCTCCATGTTGTGCATGTCCCCGATGTGCTGGCTGACGAAGGCCTGGTTCTCCTTGGTCAGGCAGACCGTGTTCTTGAGTTCCGGCCCCACGCCCAGCACGCTGGGCCCCTTGCGGGGCAGGAACACCGGCGAGGGCGTGAACCCGCGCGCCCGGCGCAGGAACTGGCGCTCGAAGCCGCCTTCCGCCGCGGGCAACAGGCGCAGCACGGAGTCGTCCGTGCGCACCAGGATGTCGCGGTTATGCAGCAAAAATACATCCGCTATGGCCTTGAGACGCGAAAGCGCCTCGCGGTTA includes:
- a CDS encoding LexA family transcriptional regulator — protein: MPQHPKFPGTGRKHGAAQGQSEFTLGFERIAQALNLSSQSDLATTLDIRQSSISDAKRRGVIPGEWALKLYRCFGLNPRWVYDGLPPVFLTPPASSASGEAGWSQSHHDASFLLRYPPESLLAMRVEDASMEPLIHRDAYVGVNTSDKTPVDGALFGLMLPLEGFCVRRLRLEHRKPLVRVTADNAAIKVQHLATDALAGAILGRVVWVMHRP
- the hypF gene encoding carbamoyltransferase HypF, encoding MSYFQAVNNQTVKRNRHVVVGRVQGVGFRPFVYRLALERGLAGFVLNSPEGVVIEVQGPAPALEGFTHDLLNKLPPLAMIVEHSVAEAPVVSGEEAFRIERSSAGEGHHVLVSPDVATCEDCLADMSDPDNRRHNYAFTNCTNCGPRYTITRSLPYDRATTSMACFPLCPDCAKEYEDPLDRRFHAQPNACPVCGPLIWLADRKGKRQAEGHAAIEKAAKALAKGKILAMKGLGGFHLAADACDPAAVALLRARKHRPGKPLAVMVPDLDDLRALASPSPEECELLLSKERPIVLVPIRSDGPLAPDVSPDTDLLGAMLPYTPQHHLLLRAFRKVTGRPAALVMTSGNMSSEPISLGNREALSRLKAIADVFLLHNRDILVRTDDSVLRLLPAAEGGFERQFLRRARGFTPSPVFLPRKGPSVLGVGPELKNTVCLTKENQAFVSQHIGDMHNMETAAFHKEVIAHLESILQVKPEAVVADLHPDYLSTRYALEESGLPVLRLQHHFAHVFAGLAEHRLEEPVLGIALDGSGYGGDGTIWGGEFLYVDPVNMVMERVGRFQQVPLPGGEAAIRQPWRMAAAYLDALGLAPDPAVHPWLRGREQALATLRAMIAKGVNSPLTSSCGRLFDAVAGLMGLCQEISYEGQAAIRLEHAQDMAEARPYGCGRLERDGMLELATLELFGQASEDFAKCERPAVISRRFHLGLAHGLAAMAGELRKRTDAVPVVISGGVFCNASLTVALSMLLSKMGIKCAAMNQTHPGDGCISLGQAYYGSLLVQK
- a CDS encoding LexA family transcriptional regulator produces the protein MYNAFDEALERIKRATGARTQVDLAAILGIRQSSISDAKRRQSIPADWLLKLYRSHGLNPDWITSGEAPQVLREGMALPVGLMESGASYGSDKPKSRAVTVSSMTGIIAEDGSLQEKPIEMIAIPEAFICAGQTVFKMEHQNMEPIVRRGAYIGVNKDQRQLRSGEIFAVSVPNEGFVVRRLFNDFENNRVILRSENPAYKDQSLKAEDIVGNIIGRVWWVLQEL